In Methylomonas sp. MK1, the genomic stretch AAACCCAACATCAATAGCGCCACTAGACAGATTTTCAAAGTAGTCATGGTTTTGCCTCAGTGCTTGCGGTGTTGTCTGTGACGGTAAATTTCAGTACACCGCTGACGATTAGCCCATCCTCGGTGACGACCCGGTAACGAATCGCATGCGGGCCGGGCTGTAAGGCTTGGGTGCTGGCCGTTAAGCGATGGCGTTCGCCCAATACCAATCGGGTATCGGCATTGTCGACGCGTTTACCTTGACCATCGACTACCACCACGGATGGCGAGCGTTCGCTGACATTGCCGCTAAACCAGAGTTTGATATTGCCATCGAAGTTCGCTACCTCGGTATTGTCTTTGGGCTCGGATTTGAGCAATACGCCTTCCGCATGGCATGCCAGACTGAAGCCAATTAACGCCAGTGCGGCGACCAGGGTATTCGTTGTCTTGTTGTTCATAAATTCCAGTAGGACTTTTCAGAATAAATCCGAAATAAATAGCACGATGGGATCAGATAGCGGATGGAAGAAACCCAGCGTGATCAAGCCTAGTGCGACGATAAAAACCTTAGTCCAAGTATTTAGCGATAAATTTTGTTTTCGCCAAAGCAAATGGAACAGCAGCCAGCTGCCAAACCAGACAGTTAAGGCCAAGGTTTCTTTGCCGGTGTAGGAACCGATACTCCCGTCCGGACCGCTGCCCTGCGAGCCAGGTATCCAGTAGCCGAAGCTGTGTACCATTTTGTCCAGTCCGGGGGATAACCGGGAAATATGGTGGCTAACCATCAGCGTGAAAAAGGCCAGCAACACAGATAAGCTGGCTGCCACGGCAGGACCTGTATAGGGTGGTTGTTCCGAGGTTGGCTGGTCGTGTTGATCAATTTCCATCGTAAGCTCCCCTAAACGAAACGCAATTTGGCCAGGATCAGACCGACCACGAATCCGAGCATCAAAAAACTCCAGGACACCAGGATGGTAATGCCGACAAATTTACATAAATCCCGGCGGATTTGTATCGGCAGGCCGTAGTAATAGAGTAATACGGTGGCGGATAGCATTAACGGAAACGGAAATAGCGAGATGAATTCCTTGAATTCCATCAACACGTTATGAAACAGCGGTCTATGCGCCAAGATCCAGTCGCGCGGCCCATCTTGGCCCCGGTAGCGCATGTAGATCCAATTGCCGCTGATCGCGCCGGCCAGATTCAGCAGAGTGGCGGCCAGCAACCAGCGGCGTAACGACTCCAAATTGACTTTCATGCCTTTAATTAACGGGAAAGCTTTGTGGGTCAAAAAGGTGCCTACCAATACAGCCAAAATGGCGCTTACGCCGTGAATGCCGGCTTTCAGACTGTAGGCGGACGGAAACCAGAAATCCGCCGCCACAAGCGCGAGCAGCAGCAAAAGTGCAATCAAAACCTGGCTGCGTATCAGAATCTTGCTGAAGTTATCGTGCGTATACTGCCCGGCGGACATGAAATGCCTCTGTCAAAAGTGTGCCGGAAAACCGGCGGAATGTTACTTGTTGCTGGAACCGATTCGCGCTGGCGGAGGCTGTCGAGACAGGCGTTGCGCTATAATCCGGCATTTTTTAATAACAATAACGAGGAGCATACTGTGGAACGCTTCACCATCTCACTCAGCGACGAACTTGCCGCGCAATTCGACCAATGGATAGCCGCGCGCGGTTATTCGAACCGTTCCGAGGCTGTGCGCGATTTGTTGCGCAAGGAAATCGAAACCAAGCGTCTGGTTCAGGATCAAGCCATCTACAGTATTGCCACCTTGTCTTATGTCTACAATCATCACGAGCGCAATCTGGCGGAACGTTTGACTAATCATCAGCACGAAGCCCATGATCTGGTAGTTTCATCTATGCATGTGCATCTGGATCACGATGACTGCCTGGAAACTTTGTTCCTACGCGGCTTGACTGCGCAAATTCGGTCCCTCGCCGATAAAATGTCTGCCGAAACCGGCGTGCGGCACAGCTCGCTGAATCTAATTCCGGTCAAAATTGCCGCCCTGCAACATTCCCATCACGGTCACTCTTCTCACGCGCACTTTCATACGCACAGTTAAAAATCGACTAGCCCACGGACATTCTTTCAACTAAGCAAGACGTCGCAGAACCTAGTATTAAGAATGTTTTTTTTATTTTCATACAAAATCAGCCTCAATGTCTAGTTCCGTTTTCTGGTCGACTCGATTCAAGGGGGATTTCATAAGTGTTTCTATTAAAGCCGTGGACAATTCGATGGGGTTGTTGACGGCAAAAGCGTGTGGGAGCAAGCCCCGGTAAAGCTTGCGTTAAGCCGACGTTCTGGCTGGATAAACGCTTCATGGACAATTTTCAAGCCGCGGCGAGTAACTAAATTAAGCTCGAAATTTTTAATTTCATATTTTTGCGGTATCATCGCACCCCTCTTCACCTTGCACTGTGACTTGGGCTGATGTTACTGGGGCTGAATAGAAGAAGGTGACATCTCGCCGAAATGGGGTGGCCTAGCCGGAGAAGGATGCTTTCTATTTCAAGGAGAGCAGTAGAGGTTTTTGAAGTTTGTGTTTTTAATTGAATCGATATTTAAACTAGCTTTTCTAATTTTCCCATAATCGTCATGAAATCCAATCCCACAAGCAAATTCGCCGATACCGGACGCAGTCCGGGCAAGCTATTGCTATCGTTTGGATTGCCGCTGTTTCTCTTACTGGCCTTCCTGGGCAAACAATTTATCGGTTTTGACAGCATAGGTTGGCATAACGGTTTTAATCACCCGCTAATCGGTCTGGACCACTTGGTGACGATGTTGGCCGTGGGCATCTGGGCTGCGCAATTGCGCGGACAGGCTATTTGGATGTTGCCGCTGGCCTTCGTTGGGGTGATGAGTCTTGGCGGTTTGGCCGGCGCTGCAGGTATCGCGCTGCCCAGCGTCGAAGGCATCATCCTGTTATCGTGCGCGGTATTCAGCGTCTTGATTACCCGCAAGGTGCGTTTCAGCGCCAAAGTTAACGTGTTGATCGTGGCGTTTTTTGCGTTTTTCCACGGATATGCGCACGGTCAGGAAATATCCACCTCGGCCAGTCTGATTTCATACACTCTGGGATTCATGCTGGCGACTTTGCTGCTGCATGGCGCCGGCATCTTGGTAGCCAAATTGGTGGTGTTCTGTGCCACTTGCCTGTTGACCGCCATGTTTGCCAATGCGGCGCTGGCTAAATCTGCCGATTCCGTCGAGGAAGGTCAATTGAATGCGTCTGCCAAATTGGTCCAAGATTCCGGATTGCAGCAACCCGCGCTGTTCTGGCTGACGAAGCAGATAGCAGGAGGGGCTGGGGATGATAACGCGCTCTCCCGGCAGCGAATACTCGTTGCCGAATCGACATGTTGTCGAGACCAGCTAGGCAGTGTCGGATCACACAGCGGTTCCAGTGGCTCAAAGTTATTGGTTAGCGCCGAGCATTCGCACAGTCATCAGTTGTTGGCCAAAACCGAGCCTGCTCAGGGTCTGGCTATTTGCCGGGATAGGGCCATATTCGATGGCGATCATCTGGTCAATGCCGGATTGGATTTCAAGCACTACTATCGGGATGTCAATCACACCCCCGGAAAACATCTGCTCAGCAACGGCGTCGGCCTCACTTCGCCGCCCGTATCAAGTGTTTTAGCTCCGCAAGCGTTCCAAAATTCCTGCACCACCCCGAATTCATTCATTGAAGAGTCTGATCTTCAATCGAAATTTGCCCAACCTCATAGCGGCAATCTCCATACCCAAACCCTCGAATACTCCAGGCCTGATTGCGCCGTTCGTAATCAAGATCTTACCCGGCAATCCGCTCATGGCAGCTTTTTCTGCCCCACTAAATTTCTATCGTACTTAACCGCCGATGCCAGGTCTCCAGGCGGCATTTTTAGAGTTCATGTGCTTCCAGCAAGCCGAATTAGCTTGCCGTTTGCAATGTCAGTAAAACCGCTCGACCGAGTGTTTCCCGTTCCAAACATAACAATAAAAATCAACGAAGTATTCAACTTATGAGGAAAGCAATGCACACCCTAACCCACGTCCGCTGTGCCCATGTCTTTTATGCGCTAACACCTGTTAACGGTCAGTAAAGGAGCTGAAATGAATCCGTATATCGCAATGATGAAAAAGAAACCTTTGATTGTCGCCCTGGAAATCATTTTGGGCCTAAGCTGCGCGACGCTCCAGGCTGCACCCGGCACAGAGCAGCCGGAACAACAGGCGCAGTCCGAAGCTACCGATACTGCCGACAAACCGGCTAAAGCCAAGGTGAAGGCCAAAGCCGATAACACGGAAGAGCTAGGCGCGGTGGAAGTGGAAGAAGACGGCCGCGGCAAGAATTTGATCGGTATTGCACCGTCGGCTTCGCAAGGCGAAGTCAGCCAGAAGCAATTCGAATACCGGCCGTTCTCGCGTAACGGCGAATTGGTCGAAGTAGTACCCGGTGCCGTCGCCACCCAGCACAGCGGCTCCGGCAAGGCCAACCAATACTTCCTGCGCGGCTTTAACCTGGACCACGGTACCGATTTTACGACCTACGTCGACGGTATTCCGATGAACATGACTACCCACGCCCACGGCCAAGGTTATATGGACATCAACAGCATCATTCCGGAGCTGGTGAAAAAAGTCGAATACGGTAAGGGTCCGTATTACGCGGAAGTGGGGGACTTCTCGGCGGCCGGTTACGCCAAAATGTTCAGTATGGACAGGCTGGATAAAGGCATCGCCAAATTTACCGCCGGTTCGTTTGATTACTACCGAACGCTGGTGGCCAACTCCCATAAACTCGGCGACGGCGATTTGCTGTATGCCGGCGAATTCAATCTGTACGACGGCGTCTGGGAAGTGCCGGAAGATTCGAAAAAATTCAACGGCCAGCTGCGCTACACGCTGGATCGCGGCGATTGGGGTATGGCAATCAACGGTAAGGCCTATACCAACAGCTGGACAGCCACCAATCAGATACCGCAGGCTTCCATCGATAATCGCGAGATTGGTTTGTATGGCAGCATGGACCCCACCGATGGCGGCGAGACCAACCGTTACAGCGTGTCCGGCAGCTTCTGGAACCAAGGCGATAACTGGAAAAACGATGCCAATATTTATGCGGTCTATACCGACTTGAATTTGTTTTCCAACTTCAGCGGTTTTACCCGCGGCGACGGCGGCGACCAGATTTTGCAGTCCGAGCGGCGCGTGCAAACCGGGGGGCATTTCGAACACACCCGCTATAACAAGCTGTTCGGGTTTGAAATGGACAACAGCATTGGCGTGCAATTTCGTAACGACCAGATCATGGACTTAGGTCTATACGAAACCACAGCTCGGCAGATCGTCAATACCGTCAGCAAGAGCAATGTCGGGGTGACCACCGTGGGCACCTATTTCAAAAACACCACGCACTGGCACGATAAAGTTCGCACCATTGCCGGTTTGCGCGGCGATTTCATCAATAATGAGGTTGAGGTTTTGGCCAGCGGCAGCGGCACAGCCGAGACTAACGCCGCCAACTCCGGCAGCCGCGGCAAAGCCATGATCAGTCCGAAGCTGAGTCTGGTGGTCGGTCCTTGGTACAACACCGAATACTTCGCGAATATCGGTTACGGCTATCACTCCAACGATGCGCGCGGCACCACGCTGCAAGTACATCCAGTGACCGGCACCGATTTGGACCCGGACGGCAATATGGTTAGCCCGCGGATTCGCCCGGCGGCGTGGTCGCGCGGTGGTGAAGTTGGTGCACGCACTAATTTCATTCCCGGTTTGAACAGTACCGTTGCCTTGTGGTGGCTGCAATCCAGCGAAGAGTTGGTGTTCGTCGGCGATGCCGGTACTACCGAAGTCAATGGTAAATCGCAACGTTACGGTATCGAGTTTACCAACTACTACAAACCCACCGAATGGCTGACGCTGGACGCCGATTAT encodes the following:
- a CDS encoding copper resistance CopC family protein; this translates as MNNKTTNTLVAALALIGFSLACHAEGVLLKSEPKDNTEVANFDGNIKLWFSGNVSERSPSVVVVDGQGKRVDNADTRLVLGERHRLTASTQALQPGPHAIRYRVVTEDGLIVSGVLKFTVTDNTASTEAKP
- the nikR gene encoding nickel-responsive transcriptional regulator NikR; translation: MERFTISLSDELAAQFDQWIAARGYSNRSEAVRDLLRKEIETKRLVQDQAIYSIATLSYVYNHHERNLAERLTNHQHEAHDLVVSSMHVHLDHDDCLETLFLRGLTAQIRSLADKMSAETGVRHSSLNLIPVKIAALQHSHHGHSSHAHFHTHS
- a CDS encoding TonB-dependent receptor; the encoded protein is MNPYIAMMKKKPLIVALEIILGLSCATLQAAPGTEQPEQQAQSEATDTADKPAKAKVKAKADNTEELGAVEVEEDGRGKNLIGIAPSASQGEVSQKQFEYRPFSRNGELVEVVPGAVATQHSGSGKANQYFLRGFNLDHGTDFTTYVDGIPMNMTTHAHGQGYMDINSIIPELVKKVEYGKGPYYAEVGDFSAAGYAKMFSMDRLDKGIAKFTAGSFDYYRTLVANSHKLGDGDLLYAGEFNLYDGVWEVPEDSKKFNGQLRYTLDRGDWGMAINGKAYTNSWTATNQIPQASIDNREIGLYGSMDPTDGGETNRYSVSGSFWNQGDNWKNDANIYAVYTDLNLFSNFSGFTRGDGGDQILQSERRVQTGGHFEHTRYNKLFGFEMDNSIGVQFRNDQIMDLGLYETTARQIVNTVSKSNVGVTTVGTYFKNTTHWHDKVRTIAGLRGDFINNEVEVLASGSGTAETNAANSGSRGKAMISPKLSLVVGPWYNTEYFANIGYGYHSNDARGTTLQVHPVTGTDLDPDGNMVSPRIRPAAWSRGGEVGARTNFIPGLNSTVALWWLQSSEELVFVGDAGTTEVNGKSQRYGIEFTNYYKPTEWLTLDADYALTTAQFNKAPDGATNKFIPNSVGRVISAGALIEAPNGLFGTLRFRHFGSVPLDESGAVWAGDTNIVNLGAGYKQKQYKFEIDIFNILGSQSNDIAYNYEYNYPNGVAGAGLMKHPVEPRMVRGTITVNF
- a CDS encoding HupE/UreJ family protein; the protein is MKSNPTSKFADTGRSPGKLLLSFGLPLFLLLAFLGKQFIGFDSIGWHNGFNHPLIGLDHLVTMLAVGIWAAQLRGQAIWMLPLAFVGVMSLGGLAGAAGIALPSVEGIILLSCAVFSVLITRKVRFSAKVNVLIVAFFAFFHGYAHGQEISTSASLISYTLGFMLATLLLHGAGILVAKLVVFCATCLLTAMFANAALAKSADSVEEGQLNASAKLVQDSGLQQPALFWLTKQIAGGAGDDNALSRQRILVAESTCCRDQLGSVGSHSGSSGSKLLVSAEHSHSHQLLAKTEPAQGLAICRDRAIFDGDHLVNAGLDFKHYYRDVNHTPGKHLLSNGVGLTSPPVSSVLAPQAFQNSCTTPNSFIEESDLQSKFAQPHSGNLHTQTLEYSRPDCAVRNQDLTRQSAHGSFFCPTKFLSYLTADARSPGGIFRVHVLPASRISLPFAMSVKPLDRVFPVPNITIKINEVFNL